One genomic window of Actinoalloteichus hoggarensis includes the following:
- a CDS encoding ABC transporter ATP-binding protein, with amino-acid sequence MITDDATRQLPRVESLAGQLHPRLIHLSGITKTLKGQGEPRTILADVDLTVHGGESVAILGRSGSGKSTLLSLIGLFDRADGGTYHLGDEDITRLPERKAAAMRSAEFGFVFQRFFLLKHLTAAQNVAMALVNGQGWLPRRRRREKVMSALERVGIAHLAKNKPPRMSGGEQQRVAIARALVREPRIVLADEPTGALDTETGRIVIDALLETTGRGCALVLVTHDHAHAERMGRIVQLDRGRLVDARGEGVA; translated from the coding sequence GTGATCACGGACGACGCGACACGACAGCTGCCGCGCGTGGAATCGTTGGCCGGGCAGCTGCATCCGAGACTGATCCACCTCAGCGGCATCACGAAGACCCTCAAGGGGCAGGGCGAGCCGCGCACGATCCTCGCCGACGTGGACCTCACCGTCCACGGTGGGGAGAGCGTGGCGATCCTCGGTCGCTCCGGCTCCGGCAAGAGCACGCTGCTGAGCCTCATCGGCCTGTTCGATCGGGCCGACGGCGGCACCTATCACCTGGGTGACGAGGACATCACCCGGCTTCCCGAGCGCAAGGCCGCGGCGATGCGCAGCGCCGAGTTCGGCTTCGTCTTCCAGCGCTTCTTCCTGCTCAAGCACCTGACCGCGGCCCAGAACGTGGCGATGGCCCTGGTCAACGGGCAGGGCTGGCTGCCGCGGCGCAGACGGCGGGAGAAGGTGATGTCCGCGCTCGAACGGGTCGGCATCGCGCACCTGGCCAAGAACAAGCCGCCCAGGATGTCCGGCGGTGAACAGCAGCGGGTCGCCATCGCGCGGGCGCTGGTGCGGGAGCCGAGGATCGTGCTGGCCGACGAGCCGACCGGCGCGCTGGACACCGAGACCGGCCGGATCGTCATCGACGCCCTGCTGGAGACGACGGGCCGGGGGTGCGCGCTGGTCCTCGTGACGCACGACCACGCCCACGCCGAGCGGATGGGCCGCATCGTCCAGCTCGACCGGGGCAGGCTCGTCGACGCGCGTGGGGAGGGCGTCGCGTGA